Proteins encoded together in one Lepus europaeus isolate LE1 chromosome 13, mLepTim1.pri, whole genome shotgun sequence window:
- the LOC133772415 gene encoding uncharacterized protein LOC133772415 encodes MESFLFDDISSAIQNEAIQRIILPMSVQLCHLLISMERTDVANEAFASLEKMAEDLAKASEAFVQAAKRLAADSGEEWLRAEMEPAAESLILSGRNISCVAQKLHLQPECHSHREELVTTAQQIVVGTAKVLLLEDAARARRTALAVGRCLTCLDALEVEDDAASLSGPFADLAAALLRLGTLTARGPGHLLRACVPALVAAARGHLRHPRDPQLAASRRHALVLTREALGELLALLEPGAAARVRTRSGALPRRLRQLRELLAEPRAGSLSGLLDAPLAAVLGHCMRLAAGCAPPERLRLVARCGRLLELRGTLSAWGSGRGNLEPTEERAALRAAAEALSQGVRTALLRQILDAFTDTQSPLQRLVQAALATPKVGWPHGAETLPESLRPFLEAFLDQAKQMLRVAHLVLVCCPRPQTCKDLEAATVGLWALVVRVQQLFSPSPQGSGLDQDPATLQALLPAWAGASQCLLACFDAVLNIPEFLSVSIQEMARHLPFLTWALKNGDPREFCRPVVYLQGRATHIVQVMSRYVGQERDPIFRNGLRVLIQQLAQSCLVLGEVAERCSDGHSSQDTDVVLAMAKQLICSAQSVLEGLDGTNHPDILSPLRDQVQRLRIAKGHPGFILPSLWATNAPELKCQRVPGLEEGDLGTSCFPRDHPSCPWIPDIHPQRRVSAPPAVNKLTLAVESQDHQTVPSAGVGLLGQGAAVGADPEALAGEGPLGSEQMAGVPEISALRPSACELPREVATRADGLLKGTLQLSGRTRETRQSLVAVAGDWYHLCQQLFCHNRTADLPGNMAVFMELQQNLASMVQLAAQSGPMDLTKQDPNSAGHPEVLVQMQGRLKEAETRAKQLMDTVLAWDGLQAPKSWEKDIEDGCFLWSVAVQDLIQYMERFSERQGLFLLPLRQAVERQQGLKEGLEQAADASRRLREAARLSGPLSGSEQVKGEVSFLCREVHVLTDALLDVAQILVSCPKLSPSLSTRFQLLCLEFALRAKSLTGHFRSINADYECALQDVFCSRRSGCKDPQSTPESSLETMASRIQAVQEIVASSRESGPCQEDLMGALESILVLTKEVAQRVPLLREQPEEWGMHVLDWLRWEWAAKAHYVMAQLQAWKGGHSEAWRLLAQCLKPAEEPPRVPEQDSVQSQLPCKEAAAGTNAVGSVDSQGASLTGSPGSTVGTCTRSTAEPTTADLDMGPKRVSQCSEAVSLVLLRKWRQPAAKPPQWITSLPPAARLAGCSSQHLDKFSESNTRGSGKALGGSAKGPTGEEQGLAVSSGSRLKSGHPDRPPAELAQPLPGDGGADGDNRLTRITQQMAKEVLLMAQSLKGRRLLTKDQLITSARKIVTSGQDFARLICFLAKNCVDPRCSQELVCKVEQIQTMSNQLRIISRVKASLARSQSSEELLVGTAQQLLRAVSETVRAAEAASLRGLRQPPPDPEELEVAAFCMQWRRKLVQHRLQEISDRDCDEWGLRTASTNTLPRLAAVIGDAV; translated from the exons ATGGAGTCTTTTCTCTTTGACGACATCAGCTCCGCGATACAGAACGAGGCTATCCAGAGGATCATCTTGCCCATGAGTGTTCAGCTTTGCCACCTGCTCATCTCCATGGAGAGGACAGATGTGGCGAATGAAGCGTTTGCCTCTTTGGAGAAGATGGCAGAGGACTTGGCCAAAGCTAGCGAAGCATTTGTGCAAGCGGCCAAAAG GCTGGCAGCTGACTCGGGGGAGGAGTGGCTCAGGGCTGAAATGGAGCCGGCCGCCGAGTCTCTCATCCTTTCTGGGAGGAACATCTCCTGCGTGGCCCAGAAGCTCCACCTGCAGCCGGAGTGTCATAGCCATCGGGAGGAGCTCGTGACCACAGCGCAGCAGATCGTGGTGGGCACTGCCAAG gtgctgctcctggaAGACGCGGCGAGGGCCAGGAGGACGGCGCTGGCGGTTGGCCGGTGCCTCACCTGCTTGGACGCGCTGGAGGTGGAGGACGACGCGGCCTCGCTGAGCGGCCCCTTCGCAGACCTGGCGGCGGCGCTGCTGCGCCTAGGGACGCTGACGGCGCGCGGGCCCGGCCACCTACTCCGGGCGTGCGTTCCCGCCCTCGTCGCGGCCGCCCGAGGCCACCTGCGGCACCCGCGCGACCCGCAGCTGGCAGCCTCCCGGCGCCACGCTCTCGTTCTGACCCGGGAGGCCCTGGGCGAGCTCCTGGCGCTGCTCGAGCCCGGCGCCGCGGCCCGGGTCCGCACGCGGAGCGGCGCGCTGCCCCGGCGCCTGCGTCAGCTGCGCGAGCTGCTGGCGGAGCCCAGGGCCGGAAGCCTGAGCGGGCTCCTGGATGCACCGCTGGCGGCCGTGCTGGGGCACTGCATGCGCCTGGCCGCCGGCTGCGCCCCGCCGGAGAGGCTGCGCTTAGtggcccgctgcggccggctgCTGGAGCTGCGTGGGACCCTGAGCGCCTGGGGGTCCGGCCGCGGGAACCTGGAGCCGACCGAGGAGCGCGCGGCGCTGCGGGCCGCGGCCGAGGCCCTCTCCCAGGGAGTCCGCACTGCGCTACTGCGCCAGATCCTGGACGCGTTCACGGATACGCAAAGCCCTCTTCAGAGACTGGTGCAGGCCGCGCTGGCGACCCCCAAAGTAGGCTGGCCGCACGGTGCCGAAACCTTGCCCGAGAGCCTCCGGCCTTTCCTTGAGGCTTTTCTGGACCAAGCCAAGCAGATGCTCAGGGTGGCTCACCTGGTCTTGGTTTGCTGCCCGCGGCCGCAGACCTGCAAAGACCTGGAGGCTGCCACAGTGGGCCTGTGGGCGCTCGTGGTCAGAGTGCAACAGCTTTTCTCCCCGAGCCCCCAAGGATCTGGTCTGGACCAGGACCCTGCCACCCTGCAGGCCTTGCTTCCGGCCTGGGCCGGTGCGTCCCAATGCCTGTTAGCATGTTTCGATGCTGTTCTCAATATTCCCGAGTTCCTGAGCGTGTCCATTCAGGAAATGGCCAGGCACTTGCCCTTCCTCACGTGGGCTTTGAAGAATGGAGATCCCAGAGAGTTTTGTAGACCTGTGGTGTATTTACAGGGTCGAGCCACACACATCGTGCAAGTCATGAGCAGGTATGTGGGCCAAGAAAGAGACCCCATTTTCCGGAATGGCCTCAGAGTCTTGATCCAGCAGCTGGCACAGTCTTGCTTGGTCCTCGGTGAGGTTGCTGAGCGCTgctcagatgggcacagctcccagGACACAGACGTGGTTTTAGCCATGGCAAAACAACTCATCTGTTCAGCGCAGAGCGTGCTGGAGGGGTTGGATGGAACCAACCACCCGGATATCCTCAGCCCTCTTCGGGACCAAGTCCAGAGGTTACGAATTGCCAAGGGCCATCCTGGTTTCATTCTTCCCAGCCTCTGGGCTACTAATGCCCCTGAACTGAAATGCCAGAGGGTGCCTGGGTTAGAGGAAGGTGACCTGGGCACCTCCTGTTTCCCAAGGGACCATCCTTCCTGCCCCTGGATTCCTGACATACACCCACAGAGGAGGGTCTCTGCACCCCCTGCCGTTAACAAACTCACCCTCGCTGTAGAGAGCCAGGACCACCAGACAGTGCCCTCTGCTGGCGTCGGCCTGCTGGGGCAGGGTGCAGCTGTGGGTGCAGATCCagaggccctggctggggagggacCCCTGGGGTCAGAGCAGATGGCAGGTGTCCCCGAGATCTCAGCACTGAGACCTTCTGCCTGTGAGCTACCGAGGGAGGTAGCCACTAGAGCTGATGGGCTTCTGAAAGGGactctccagctctctgggagAACCAGGGAGACCAGGCAGAGTTTGGTAGCTGTGGCTGGGGACTGGTACCATCTGTGTCAACAGCTGTTTTGCCACAACCGAACAGCTGATCTACCAGGGAACATGGCAGTGTTCATGGAGCTTCAGCAGAATTTAGCCTCAATGGTTCAGCTAGCAGCTCAAAGTGGGCCCATGGACTTGACTAAGCAGGACCCGAACTCAGCCGGACACCCGGAAGTACTTGTACAAATGCAAGGCCGATTGAAGGAGGCAGAGACCCGTGCTAAACAATTGATGGACACCGTTCTGGCCTGGGATGGTCTTCAAGCCCCCAAGTCATGGGAAAAGGACATTGAAGATGGGTGTTTTCTGTGGTCAGTGGCTGTTCAAGACCTCATTCAGTACATGGAGAGGTTCAGCGAGAGACAAGGCCTGTTCCTGCTTCCCCTACGGCAGGCAGTGGAACGCCAGCAGGGGTtgaaggaagggttggagcaggCAGCAGACGCTTCTCGGAGGCTGCGAGAGGCTGCCAGGCTGTCTGGCCCACTGAGTGGGAGTGAGCAGGTCAAGGGTGAGGTCTCCTTTCTATGCAGGGAGGTCCACGTGCTCACAGACGCTCTGTTGGATGTGGCACAGATCTTGGTCTCCTGCCCTAAGCTATCCCCCAGCCTGTCCACACGCTTTCAACTCCTCTGCTTGGAGTTCGCCCTGCGAGCCAAGTCCCTGACTGGCCACTTCAGGAGCATCAATGCAGACTACGAATGTGCCCTGCAAGATGTTTTCTGCTCGAGACGCTCTGGCTGCAAGGATCCCCAGAGCACCCCAGAAAGCTCCCTGGAAACAATGGCGTCCAGAATCCAAGCTGTGCAGGAAATCGTGGCAAGTAGCCGAGAGTCTGGGCCCTGTCAAGAAGACCTTATGGGGGCTCTGGAAAGCATTCTTGTCCTCACCAAGGAGGTGGCCCAGAGGGTCCCTCTGCTCCGAGAACAGCCCGAGGAGTGGGGGATGCACGTCCTGGACTGGCTTCGGTGGGAGTGGGCAGCCAAGGCCCACTATgtcatggcccagctccaggcctggAAGGGCGGTCACTCCGAGGCCTGGAGactcctggcccagtgcttgaaACCTGCGGAGGAGCCACCAAGGGTCCCAGAGCAAGACTctgtccagtcccagctcccctgcaaGGAGGCTGCAGCAGGAACCAACGCGGTGGGCAGTGTGGATTCTCAGGGTGCCTCACTGACTGGCAGCCCCGGGAGCACCGTGGGGACCTGCACCAGGAGCACTGCTGAGCCAACCACCGCAGACCTGGACATG GGACCCAAAAGGGTCTCCCAGTGCTCTGAGGCAGTGAGTTTGGTCCTGCTGCGGAAGTGGAGGCAGCCTGCCGCGAAGCCTCCACAGTGGATCACTTCGCTCCCTCCAGCTGCCCGCCTGGCTGGTTGCTCTTCTCAGCATCTGGACAAGTTTTCTGAGTCGAACACGAGAG GATCTGGCAAGGCTTTGGGAGGCTCTGCTAAAGGTCCCACAGGAGAAGAGCAAGGCCTGGCCGTGAGTAGTGGTTCACGTCTCAAG AGCGGCCACCCCGATCGGCCACCTGCtgagctggcccagcctctgccagggGATGGTGGCGCAGATGGTGACAACCGACTCACACGGATCACTCAGCAGATGGCCAAGGAGGTGTTGCTGATGGCGCAGAGTTTGAAGGGGAGACGCCTCCTG ACCAAAGATCAGCTCATTACCTCGGCTAGGAAAATCGTGACCTCCGGACAAGACTTTGCCAGGCTTATCTGCTTCCTCGCTAAGAACTGCGTGGATCCAAGATGCTCCCAGGAGCTGGTGTGCAAGGTGGAGCAGATTCAAACGATGAGCAACCAGCTCCGTATCATCTCCAG